One stretch of Chiroxiphia lanceolata isolate bChiLan1 chromosome 1, bChiLan1.pri, whole genome shotgun sequence DNA includes these proteins:
- the FAM210A gene encoding protein FAM210A produces the protein MQRNLLHGASQLAHGTCWFFPHTAVLQCLKGQSVLSNVGCKVILALDPPKRCLHAGAAHFASKKTAFPSQPADTPHKEERNPLPSATDTPKQSPAESDPLDPDPLQDKSISLVQRFKKTFKQYGKVMIPVHLLTSTVWFGSFYYAAMNGVNVVPFLELIGLPDSVTSILKNSQGGNALTAYALYKIATPARYTVTLGGTSITVKYLRKSGYISTPPPVKEYLQDRMEETKDKITEKMEETKDKITEKMEETKDKITEKMEETKDKITEKIQETKDKVSFKKIKE, from the exons ATGCAGCGGAATCTATTACATGGTGCATCTCAGCTGGCGCATGGGACgtgttggttttttcctcacaCTGCTGTCCTTCAGTGCTTAAAAGGACAGTCCGTGTTGTCTAATGTGGGATGCAAAGTGATTTTGGCACTGGACCCCCCTAAACGATGTCTTCATGCGGGTGCAGCACACTTTGCCTcaaagaaaactgcttttccatCACAGCCAGCAGACACTCCTcacaaagaagagagaaatccCTTGCCTTCGGCCACTGATACACCcaagcagagccctgcagagtCAGATCCTTTAGATCCTGATCCATTACAAGATAAATCAATTAGTCTCGTTCAGAGATTCAAGAAAACTTTTAAACAGTATGGAAAAGTCATGATTCCAGTGCATCTTCTGACTTCCACTGTATGGTTTGGATCCTTTTACTATGCAGCCATGAA TGGGGTGAATGTTGTTCCATTCCTAGAGTTGATTGGCTTACCAGACAGTGTAACGAGCATCCTGAAAAATTCCCAGGGCGGAAATGCACTAACTGCATATGCATTGTATAAA ATTGCAACTCCTGCCAGATACACTGTGACTTTGGGAGGAACATCCATCACTGTTAAATATCTACGTAAGAGTGGCTACATATCCACACCACCACCAGTAAAGGAATATCTGCAAGACAGGATGGAGGAAACAAAGgataaaattacagagaagatggaggaaacaaaggataaaattacagagaagatggaggaaacaaaggataaaattacagagaagatggaggaaacaaaggataaaattacagagaagaTACAAGAAACCAAAGATAAagtctcatttaaaaaaataaaggagtag